A region of Pyxidicoccus parkwaysis DNA encodes the following proteins:
- a CDS encoding M2 family metallopeptidase — translation MTRKSPLKPLLRTALAAMALPAFLGCAQDSQVTRETPATTKSTPPAASAQPAAAPQATPEQAKQFVEKLNADLKRLWTKQATAEWIKNTYITDDTERNAAYVNEEVLAYVNGAIKESRRFDGLQLDADTARMLHLLKVSQSLPAPADAQKRAELAGIAAKLEGMYGKGKYCGKDGKGKCRDLEELSDVIAESHNYDELLDAWQGWHGISRPMRPLYQRLVTISNEGAQDIGFNDLGTLWRSSYDMPPADFEKEAQRLWGQVKPLYDELHCYVRARLAKQYGEAKVPAGKPIPAHLLGNMWAQEWNNIYPLVEPFPGQASLDVDAEMKKQGYDPMRMVKLGEKFFTSMGLKELPQTFFERSMFTKPRDREVVCHASAWDVTYENDLRIKMCIKPTEEDLITIHHELGHNYYYTYYYNLPVLYQAGANDGFHEAIGDALTLSITPAYLQQLGLLKSVPKNDKNLINLQLKDALEKVAFLPFGLLVDQWRWEVFSGRIQPSDYNKSWWELREKYQGVAAPVARTEEDFDPGAKYHVPANVPYTRYFLARILQFQFHKAMCEAAGFKGPLHECSVYGNKEAGKRLQAMLELGASKPWPDALQAMTGTRQMDATPLLDYFSPLRTWLQAQNKGQKCGW, via the coding sequence ATGACCCGGAAATCCCCTCTGAAGCCCCTGCTGCGCACGGCCCTCGCGGCCATGGCGCTGCCCGCCTTCCTGGGTTGTGCCCAGGATTCGCAAGTGACGCGTGAGACGCCGGCCACCACGAAGTCCACGCCTCCCGCCGCCTCCGCGCAGCCCGCCGCCGCGCCCCAGGCCACGCCGGAACAGGCGAAGCAGTTCGTGGAGAAGCTCAACGCGGACCTGAAGCGCCTGTGGACGAAGCAGGCCACCGCCGAGTGGATCAAGAACACGTACATCACCGACGACACCGAGCGGAACGCCGCCTACGTCAACGAAGAGGTGCTCGCGTACGTCAACGGCGCCATCAAGGAGTCGCGCCGCTTCGACGGCCTGCAGCTCGACGCGGACACCGCGCGCATGCTGCACCTGCTGAAGGTCTCCCAGTCGCTGCCCGCGCCCGCGGACGCGCAGAAGCGCGCGGAGCTGGCCGGCATCGCCGCGAAGCTCGAGGGCATGTACGGCAAGGGCAAGTACTGCGGCAAGGACGGCAAGGGGAAGTGCCGCGACCTGGAGGAGCTGTCCGACGTCATCGCCGAGAGCCACAACTACGACGAGCTGCTCGACGCGTGGCAGGGCTGGCACGGCATCTCCCGCCCCATGCGCCCGCTGTACCAGCGCCTCGTCACCATCTCCAACGAGGGCGCGCAGGACATCGGCTTCAACGATTTGGGCACGCTCTGGCGCTCGTCGTACGACATGCCGCCCGCCGACTTCGAGAAGGAGGCCCAGCGCCTGTGGGGCCAGGTGAAGCCCCTCTATGACGAGCTGCACTGCTACGTGCGCGCCCGGCTCGCGAAGCAGTACGGCGAGGCCAAGGTGCCCGCCGGCAAGCCCATCCCCGCGCACCTGCTCGGCAACATGTGGGCCCAGGAGTGGAACAACATCTACCCGCTCGTGGAGCCCTTCCCCGGCCAGGCCAGCCTGGACGTGGACGCGGAGATGAAGAAGCAGGGCTATGACCCGATGCGCATGGTGAAGCTGGGGGAGAAGTTCTTCACCTCCATGGGCCTCAAGGAGCTGCCGCAGACCTTCTTCGAGCGCTCCATGTTCACCAAGCCGCGTGATCGTGAGGTCGTCTGCCACGCCAGCGCATGGGACGTGACCTACGAGAACGACCTGCGCATCAAGATGTGCATCAAGCCCACCGAGGAGGACCTCATCACCATCCACCACGAGCTGGGCCACAACTACTACTACACGTACTACTACAACCTTCCGGTGCTCTATCAGGCCGGTGCCAACGACGGCTTCCACGAGGCCATCGGTGACGCGCTCACGCTGAGCATCACCCCCGCGTACCTCCAGCAGCTCGGCCTGCTGAAGTCGGTGCCGAAGAACGACAAGAACCTCATCAACCTCCAGCTCAAGGACGCGCTGGAGAAGGTGGCCTTCCTGCCGTTCGGCCTGCTCGTGGACCAGTGGCGGTGGGAGGTGTTCTCCGGCCGCATCCAGCCGTCGGACTACAACAAGTCCTGGTGGGAGCTGCGCGAGAAGTACCAGGGCGTGGCCGCGCCGGTGGCTCGCACCGAGGAGGACTTCGACCCGGGTGCGAAGTACCACGTCCCCGCCAACGTCCCGTACACGCGGTACTTCCTGGCCCGCATCCTCCAGTTCCAGTTCCACAAGGCCATGTGCGAGGCGGCCGGCTTCAAGGGCCCGCTCCACGAGTGCTCCGTCTACGGGAACAAGGAGGCCGGTAAGCGCCTCCAGGCGATGCTGGAGCTGGGCGCCAGCAAGCCGTGGCCGGACGCGCTCCAGGCCATGACGGGCACCCGACAGATGGATGCAACCCCGTTGCTGGATTACTTCAGCCCGCTGCGCACCTGGCTCCAGGCCCAGAACAAGGGCCAGAAGTGCGGCTGGTGA
- the uvsE gene encoding UV DNA damage repair endonuclease UvsE, with the protein MPNLKGTMEGLTTYRLGYVANCLTLGVGASHTCRLAGATPQRLEALTAQNLEELEQILLFNEARGIEVFRIGSSLVPFASHAVNTLPWWKTFAKTFDQLSRIARRSHQRLSLHPSPAAASLSSRHPHVRKAALAELSYGARVLDLLDAGSESRVVLHVGGAAPSREEALAAAHRFLDEMPDDLRNRITVEHDDKVWSAREVLPLAREHGIPMVGDNLHNAVLPSSPKLSLKDLVREAAATWTALDLRPKFHLASQKPDGRPGAHSDFVDPADFRAMVSALVGPADFMLEAKEKDRALFALRQLGAKRQPARGQGATAP; encoded by the coding sequence ATGCCGAATCTCAAAGGCACCATGGAAGGCCTCACGACGTATCGACTCGGCTATGTCGCCAATTGCCTGACGCTCGGCGTGGGCGCGAGCCACACCTGCCGCCTCGCCGGCGCCACCCCACAGCGATTGGAGGCGCTCACCGCACAGAACCTGGAGGAGCTGGAGCAGATACTCCTCTTCAACGAGGCGCGCGGCATCGAGGTGTTCCGCATCGGCTCGTCGCTGGTGCCCTTCGCCTCGCACGCGGTGAACACGCTGCCGTGGTGGAAGACGTTCGCGAAGACGTTCGACCAGCTCTCCCGCATCGCGCGGCGTTCCCATCAACGGCTGTCCCTGCACCCGTCGCCCGCGGCGGCTTCGCTGTCCTCACGCCACCCGCACGTGCGGAAGGCCGCGCTCGCGGAACTCAGCTACGGCGCGCGGGTGCTGGACCTGCTGGACGCCGGTTCCGAGTCACGCGTGGTGCTCCACGTCGGTGGCGCCGCGCCGTCGCGCGAGGAGGCACTGGCCGCCGCGCACCGCTTCCTCGACGAGATGCCGGACGATTTGCGCAACCGCATCACCGTGGAGCACGACGACAAGGTGTGGAGCGCGCGCGAGGTGCTGCCGCTGGCGCGCGAGCACGGCATCCCCATGGTGGGCGACAACCTGCACAACGCCGTGCTGCCGTCGTCCCCGAAGCTGTCGCTGAAGGACCTGGTGCGCGAGGCCGCCGCCACCTGGACGGCACTGGACCTGCGCCCCAAGTTCCACCTCGCCAGCCAGAAGCCGGACGGGCGGCCCGGCGCGCACTCGGACTTCGTGGACCCGGCGGACTTTCGCGCCATGGTGTCCGCGCTGGTGGGCCCGGCGGACTTCATGCTGGAGGCGAAGGAGAAGGACCGCGCGCTTTTCGCGCTGCGTCAGCTCGGCGCGAAGCGCCAGCCGGCGAGAGGGCAGGGCGCGACGGCCCCCTGA
- a CDS encoding DHH family phosphoesterase, with translation MLLGHTKDSRWPAPEEAIEDARRFLREQQGRRVLVAPHTDVDGLTSGVLMLRALEAVGAHPLARVPGKGEHAHSPAFQQRLRAGSHDALVVLDMGSRGAPIVPGLPTLVVDHHASDEFPPGAHVLSAHGHEPVANSSLLTYVLVSPLVVPGPQEWLAVMGTVADLGATAPMPFLKDALKRAGRKAVTESVALLNAARRSSRFAAPLALEVLLRAGRAADIAEGRVPGVDVLHDCRLEVQHEVARCAKTPPRFASNVALLLFSSEAQVHPLVAVRWAQRLPGHIVIAANAGYLPGRVNFALRSRAPVDLIAFLKGLDLPPMGGEFAHGHSRATGGSLSQEDFIRFADAAGFRGLRTFDVERRGAFPG, from the coding sequence ATGCTGCTGGGACACACGAAAGACTCGCGTTGGCCCGCGCCCGAGGAGGCCATCGAAGACGCCCGCCGCTTCCTCCGCGAGCAGCAGGGCCGGCGTGTCCTCGTGGCGCCGCACACGGACGTGGATGGCCTCACGTCTGGCGTGCTGATGCTGCGTGCGCTGGAGGCCGTGGGCGCGCACCCCTTGGCACGGGTACCGGGCAAGGGAGAGCACGCCCACTCGCCGGCCTTCCAGCAGCGGCTGCGCGCGGGCTCGCATGACGCGCTGGTGGTGCTCGACATGGGCAGCCGTGGAGCGCCCATCGTCCCCGGATTGCCGACGCTCGTGGTGGACCACCACGCCTCTGATGAATTCCCCCCGGGAGCGCACGTGCTGAGCGCGCACGGGCATGAGCCTGTCGCCAACAGCAGCCTGCTGACGTACGTGCTGGTGTCTCCGCTGGTGGTGCCCGGTCCGCAGGAGTGGCTGGCGGTGATGGGAACGGTGGCGGACCTTGGCGCGACGGCGCCGATGCCGTTCCTCAAGGACGCGCTCAAGCGCGCGGGCCGCAAGGCGGTGACGGAGTCGGTGGCATTGCTGAATGCAGCGCGGCGCTCGTCACGCTTCGCGGCCCCGCTGGCGCTGGAGGTGCTGCTGCGCGCCGGACGCGCGGCAGACATCGCCGAGGGGCGCGTGCCCGGCGTGGACGTTCTGCACGACTGCCGGCTGGAGGTTCAGCACGAGGTGGCCCGGTGCGCGAAGACGCCGCCGCGCTTCGCGAGCAACGTGGCGCTGTTGCTGTTCAGCTCCGAGGCGCAGGTGCATCCACTCGTCGCGGTGCGCTGGGCGCAGCGGCTTCCCGGGCACATCGTCATCGCCGCCAACGCGGGCTATCTGCCGGGCCGGGTGAACTTCGCGCTGCGCAGCCGGGCGCCCGTGGACCTGATTGCCTTCCTGAAGGGGCTCGACCTGCCACCCATGGGCGGGGAGTTCGCTCATGGCCATTCGCGCGCCACGGGCGGCAGTCTTTCGCAGGAGGACTTCATCCGCTTCGCCGACGCGGCGGGCTTCCGGGGGCTGCGCACCTTCGACGTGGAACGCCGGGGCGCCTTCCCCGGCTGA
- a CDS encoding DUF3105 domain-containing protein: MNLRPLVLVPSLVALVSLSACGSTEPEPEPQPSAEGCDRFDFPLSAQTDNHHVATCSSTACGASSTMEAENPPSSGMHCGTWAACGVYTEPVARCMYVHNLEHGHAVFLYNCPEGCPDEVAKLEAAAASVPAGSNGVRRALVAQDPQLPKRVAALLWRRAYVTDTADPDALRCLLAYQDVDAPEPGLACQAH; this comes from the coding sequence GTGAACCTCCGCCCCCTCGTCCTCGTCCCTTCCCTCGTCGCTCTCGTGTCGCTCTCGGCCTGCGGCTCCACGGAGCCGGAGCCGGAGCCCCAGCCGTCTGCCGAGGGCTGCGACCGGTTCGACTTCCCGCTGTCCGCGCAGACCGACAATCACCACGTCGCCACGTGCTCCAGCACCGCGTGCGGTGCTTCGTCGACGATGGAGGCGGAGAACCCGCCGAGCTCCGGAATGCACTGTGGAACCTGGGCCGCCTGCGGCGTGTACACGGAGCCCGTCGCACGCTGCATGTACGTGCACAACCTGGAGCACGGGCACGCGGTGTTCCTCTACAACTGCCCGGAGGGCTGCCCCGACGAGGTGGCGAAGCTCGAGGCCGCGGCGGCCTCGGTGCCGGCGGGCTCCAACGGCGTGCGCCGCGCGCTGGTGGCGCAGGACCCGCAGCTTCCGAAGCGCGTCGCCGCGCTGCTGTGGCGTCGTGCATACGTGACGGACACGGCGGACCCGGACGCGCTGCGGTGCCTGCTGGCGTACCAGGACGTCGATGCCCCCGAGCCGGGGCTTGCGTGCCAGGCCCACTGA
- a CDS encoding carbohydrate binding domain-containing protein translates to MPIGLPNRLAIGLFEEAGQNWMRDSGVPWDVRYRYFTKGWVDNWGWGPYDGAWGAAFLQESYTQGFIPAPVFYQLFSEPGGGEDASLTKVQNATTMRSYFSDVKLLMQRAKEFNKPVLVLIEPDAFGLLQFQTNSNPNAYAAVAATGLPELASLPNTVAGWGQAFLQMRKAVGANNVILGMHVSAWASGKDISCCSVTDPLQPEVDKVVNFLKPLGLGPNTTGATYDVLVGDPLDRDADFYKLTRGQDVWWDASDIASISSRSFNRYAEWLRLFNVATGKRWVLWQIPLGNSNHRNINNDGSARAGYKDNRTEYFFGLLGDLHRRKFANSGVIALLFGAGAGGQSSYQNDQGTDGQLLVKGRAGSFLNAGGLTLPAVGTTLPLPGSGTDGGTPGGTDAGTVDGGTRGPDAGTTDAGTRDGGVDAGTDAGTRDGGVDAGTDAGTRDAGTGGTDAGTRDAGTGGTDAGTGGTDGGTPTTRGYGFESGTEQWAASGAPVKAVSSSTARAYSGTRSLAVPFSGTSGTGMAVVSSAAVPNGATVTFRVWIPSGSSITSIQPFTLEGAAGGWRYTGKWTGIANLQANAWNTVTVKMPTGSTTPLYQLGVEFTTSGSWTGTAYLDGITW, encoded by the coding sequence GTGCCCATAGGACTTCCCAACCGGCTGGCCATCGGCCTCTTCGAGGAGGCCGGGCAGAACTGGATGCGCGACAGCGGCGTGCCCTGGGATGTGCGCTACCGCTACTTCACCAAGGGCTGGGTGGATAACTGGGGCTGGGGCCCCTACGACGGCGCGTGGGGCGCGGCCTTCCTGCAGGAGTCGTATACGCAGGGCTTCATCCCCGCCCCCGTCTTCTACCAGCTCTTCTCCGAGCCCGGCGGTGGTGAGGACGCGTCGCTGACCAAGGTGCAGAACGCCACCACGATGCGCAGCTACTTCAGCGACGTGAAGCTGCTGATGCAGCGCGCGAAGGAGTTCAACAAGCCCGTGCTCGTGCTCATCGAGCCGGACGCCTTCGGCCTCCTCCAGTTCCAGACGAACTCGAACCCCAATGCGTACGCCGCGGTGGCGGCCACCGGCCTGCCCGAATTGGCGAGCCTCCCCAACACCGTCGCTGGCTGGGGACAGGCGTTCCTCCAGATGCGCAAGGCCGTGGGCGCGAACAACGTCATCCTCGGCATGCACGTGTCCGCATGGGCCAGCGGCAAGGACATCTCCTGCTGCTCGGTGACGGACCCGCTCCAGCCCGAGGTGGACAAGGTCGTCAACTTCCTCAAGCCCCTGGGCCTGGGGCCCAACACCACCGGCGCCACCTACGACGTGCTCGTGGGAGACCCGCTGGACCGCGACGCGGACTTCTACAAGCTCACGCGGGGCCAGGATGTCTGGTGGGACGCGAGCGACATCGCGTCCATCTCCTCGCGCTCGTTCAATCGCTACGCGGAGTGGCTGCGGTTGTTCAACGTGGCCACCGGGAAGCGCTGGGTGCTGTGGCAGATTCCGCTCGGCAACAGCAACCACCGCAACATCAACAACGATGGCTCGGCGCGCGCGGGCTACAAAGACAACCGGACGGAGTACTTCTTCGGCCTGCTGGGCGATTTGCACCGGAGGAAGTTCGCGAACTCGGGTGTCATCGCGCTGCTGTTCGGCGCGGGCGCGGGCGGGCAGAGCTCGTACCAGAATGACCAGGGCACGGATGGACAGCTCCTCGTCAAGGGCCGCGCCGGGAGCTTCCTGAACGCGGGCGGACTGACGCTTCCCGCGGTGGGCACCACCCTGCCCCTTCCGGGCTCCGGGACGGATGGTGGCACTCCGGGCGGCACGGATGCGGGCACTGTGGATGGAGGCACTCGCGGCCCCGATGCGGGCACCACGGATGCGGGGACTCGCGACGGTGGCGTCGATGCGGGAACGGACGCGGGCACTCGCGATGGTGGCGTTGATGCCGGCACGGACGCGGGAACTCGCGATGCTGGCACCGGCGGCACGGATGCTGGCACGCGTGATGCTGGCACCGGCGGCACGGATGCCGGCACGGGTGGAACCGACGGCGGCACCCCCACGACGCGCGGCTACGGATTCGAGTCCGGCACCGAGCAGTGGGCCGCTTCCGGCGCTCCGGTCAAGGCGGTGAGCTCCTCGACGGCGCGCGCATATTCGGGCACGCGCTCGCTCGCGGTGCCCTTCAGCGGCACGTCCGGCACCGGCATGGCGGTGGTCTCGAGCGCGGCGGTTCCCAACGGCGCGACGGTGACGTTCCGCGTGTGGATTCCCTCGGGAAGCAGCATCACCTCCATCCAGCCCTTCACGCTGGAAGGAGCCGCGGGTGGCTGGCGCTACACCGGGAAGTGGACCGGCATCGCGAACCTCCAGGCCAATGCCTGGAACACCGTGACGGTGAAGATGCCGACCGGGAGCACCACGCCGCTATACCAACTGGGCGTGGAGTTCACCACCAGCGGGTCCTGGACCGGCACGGCGTACCTCGACGGCATCACCTGGTAG
- a CDS encoding LysR family transcriptional regulator, translating to MASTPLNALNAFLAVARRKSFSAAAVELSISTSALSQSVRQLEERLGVALLTRTSRSVALTDAGRRLLENAGPAVDQALEALKTASVQPGEVTGRVRLSVPTIAVESVIKPLLPKLLARHPKLEVEAHVEDRFVDIVAEGYDAGIRLDEAVERDMVQVRVYGACRFVVVASPAYLERRGTPETPKDLLAHDCIGIRSKTTGGIYQWELERGKQTWRIPVRGPVVTNDQTLMRGMAEAGLGLAYDFESLIQQELKRGSLRVVLEPFSALVSGLFLYFPSRAQVSPALRAFVDVAREHAAERLGSGAGPRPPRRR from the coding sequence ATGGCTTCCACCCCGCTCAATGCCCTGAATGCGTTCCTCGCGGTGGCCCGGCGCAAGAGCTTCTCGGCGGCCGCCGTCGAGCTGAGCATCTCCACGTCGGCGCTCAGCCAGTCCGTTCGCCAGCTCGAGGAGCGGCTCGGCGTCGCCCTGCTCACCCGGACTTCCCGGAGCGTGGCGCTGACGGATGCAGGCAGGCGGCTATTGGAGAACGCCGGGCCGGCCGTGGACCAGGCGCTCGAAGCGCTGAAGACGGCCTCGGTGCAGCCGGGAGAGGTGACGGGCAGGGTCCGGCTCTCGGTGCCGACGATTGCCGTTGAGAGCGTCATCAAGCCGCTCCTGCCGAAGCTGCTCGCGCGTCATCCGAAGCTGGAGGTGGAGGCCCACGTCGAGGACCGCTTCGTGGACATCGTCGCGGAGGGGTACGACGCGGGCATCCGCCTGGACGAGGCCGTCGAGCGCGACATGGTGCAGGTCCGCGTCTACGGCGCGTGCCGGTTCGTCGTGGTGGCGTCTCCCGCGTACCTCGAACGCAGGGGGACTCCGGAGACGCCGAAGGACCTGCTCGCGCATGACTGCATCGGCATCCGTTCGAAGACGACGGGCGGCATCTACCAGTGGGAATTGGAGCGCGGGAAGCAGACGTGGCGCATCCCGGTGCGCGGGCCGGTGGTCACCAATGACCAGACGCTGATGCGCGGCATGGCGGAGGCGGGGCTGGGGCTCGCGTACGACTTCGAGTCCCTCATCCAGCAGGAGCTGAAGCGCGGCTCCCTGCGCGTGGTGCTGGAGCCCTTCTCCGCGCTGGTGTCGGGACTGTTCCTGTACTTCCCCAGCCGCGCGCAGGTGTCACCCGCCCTGCGTGCCTTCGTGGACGTGGCGCGGGAGCACGCGGCGGAGCGGCTGGGCTCGGGAGCCGGGCCGCGTCCGCCGCGACGGAGGTGA
- a CDS encoding NAD(P)-dependent alcohol dehydrogenase, whose protein sequence is MLKTHAYAAAAAGKPLAPYTFEQREPGPHDVLIDILYSGVCHSDIHQARDEWGGAMFPMVPGHEIIGRVRQVGAHVKKLKVGDMAGVGCMVDSCRDCQTCRRDLEQFCERGMAPTYNGTLMDRKTPTYGGYASQIVVTEHFALKVPEGLDPAAAAPLLCAGITTYSPLRQWNCKKGDRVCVVGLGGLGHMAVKLAASMGAEVTVLSTSRTKEADARRLGAQGFEVTKDADTFKKLAGHFDLIIDTISAPHDYNQYLGMLRAQGTMVVVGVPPEAVPVHAFSLIGGNRRLAGSMIGGIAETQEMLDYCAKHNIVSDIELIPIQKINEAYERMLKSDVRYRFVIDIATLNNAAAR, encoded by the coding sequence ATGCTGAAGACTCACGCCTATGCCGCTGCCGCCGCTGGAAAGCCGCTGGCGCCATACACGTTCGAGCAGCGGGAGCCCGGTCCTCACGACGTGCTCATCGACATCCTGTACTCCGGCGTCTGCCACTCGGACATCCACCAGGCCCGCGACGAGTGGGGCGGCGCCATGTTCCCCATGGTGCCGGGCCACGAAATCATCGGCCGCGTCCGTCAGGTGGGCGCGCACGTCAAGAAGCTCAAGGTGGGCGACATGGCGGGCGTCGGCTGCATGGTGGACTCGTGCCGCGACTGCCAGACGTGCCGCCGCGACCTGGAGCAGTTCTGCGAGCGGGGCATGGCCCCCACGTACAACGGCACGCTGATGGACCGGAAGACGCCGACCTACGGCGGCTACGCGTCCCAAATCGTCGTCACCGAGCACTTCGCGCTGAAGGTGCCCGAAGGGCTCGACCCCGCCGCCGCCGCGCCGCTGCTGTGCGCCGGCATCACCACGTATTCGCCGTTGCGTCAGTGGAACTGCAAGAAGGGCGACCGCGTGTGCGTGGTGGGCCTGGGCGGCCTGGGCCACATGGCCGTGAAGCTCGCCGCGTCCATGGGCGCGGAGGTGACGGTGCTCAGCACGTCCCGCACCAAGGAGGCCGACGCGCGCCGCCTGGGCGCCCAGGGCTTCGAGGTGACCAAGGACGCGGACACCTTCAAGAAGCTGGCGGGCCACTTCGACCTCATCATCGACACCATCTCCGCCCCGCATGACTACAACCAGTACCTGGGCATGCTGCGCGCCCAGGGCACCATGGTGGTGGTCGGCGTGCCCCCGGAGGCGGTGCCCGTGCACGCGTTCTCGCTCATCGGCGGGAACAGGCGCCTGGCCGGGTCGATGATCGGCGGCATCGCCGAGACGCAGGAGATGCTCGACTACTGCGCGAAGCACAACATCGTGTCCGACATCGAGCTCATCCCCATCCAGAAGATCAACGAGGCCTACGAGCGCATGCTGAAGAGCGACGTGCGCTACCGCTTCGTCATCGACATCGCCACGCTCAACAACGCCGCCGCGCGCTGA